The window CGAGCaggtgcagggggggggggggcgcttggGGCTTCAGCTGCCAGGGGGTGggcctccccaaaggggggctccacccacTGCCCAGGTGCCTGtatccctcctcactcccctgccagacCGACCTCCCGCTCACCTCCTCACTGCCCAGCTTGCAGCCAGACCCCCCTGCCCGCACCGtcaccctgctgctggctcaTCACTCGCCTCCTTACACCTCCACCAGGACCATCCCTGccactcacctcctcaccccagccccccacctgccccctcaccctgctgctggctcGCTGCTCACCTCTACTCCTCTTCCAGTGCATCCCTGCCACTCACCCGCCAGGCCCGCCACCCGCTCACCTCCTCACCTTGCTCCTTAAGCATTGCCTGGAGATGCAGTTGGGACACACATGTGGCGCatgcaggagcaacagggaggaagCTGatgttccctctcccaccccccaggaAACTGCCCTGGCCTCAGGGAAACTTGCTGTATAAAGCCTGGCCTGGTGCCATAGCATTTCTCCTTGAGTGAGGGATCCTGAAAGCACCAGCACTTAGAGCAGATGACCCCAGTTACAGCTTCCCATTCCCAAGCCAACTCACTCAATACAATACAGATGCTTTGCAACTGGGCTTCGGACCAAAGTAATTAGCCTCTTCACAGCTATGGAAAGAGGCCCTGTCTCAGCACTCACATTACTCAACCTCTTGGAAGTTTCCAACAGTGAGCCATAGGTATTACCCCAGCTATTCCATGCAAGCAGGATGGTACGTGGAACTACACTACAGCGGCTCCATTTATTCCTCCAAACAGGACACCAGAGAGTGGTGATGGGTAACGGCTCTTCAAAACTCCCATCTGCAGAGTCACTCCAGGATCTATCGTGCCTCCCTTCTCTTCACCATGTATAAGAGGCCACAGGCTCTGATGATTAGAAAAGGACCTGGCGAttacagtgggcgagaagctggatataagtcagcagtgtgcccttgttgccaagaaagccaatggcatattgggctgtattagtagaagcattgccagcagattgagggaagtgattattcccctctatttggcactggtgaggccacatctggagtattgtgtccagttttggtccccccactacagaagggatgtggacaaattggagagagttcagcagagggcaacaaaaataatttagggagctggagcacatgacttaagaggagaggctgagggaactgggcttacttagtctgcagaagagacgagtgaggggggatttgacagcagccttcattacctgaaggggggttccaaataggatggagctaggctgttctcagtggtagcagatgacagaacaagaagcaatggtctcaagtttcagtgtgggaggtctaggttagatattaggaaacaccatttcactaagagggtggtaaagcactggaatggtttccctagggaggtgatggaatctccttccttagaggttttgaaggtcaggcttgacaaagccctggctgggatgatttagttggtgttggtcctgctttgaacagaggattggactagatgacctcctgaggtctcttccaaccctaatattctatgatagaTAACATGCTAAGAGCACGCACCTGTGTAACATTTTTTGGTCCCTTGTAAGGACATTGGAAGGATGCTGACAGGAGATCAATACCTGGTTGAAGAGCTGCTAGCTCAAACATGCACAAGACTGAAATGATGCTGACCAGAAAGGGAAAATTGTCCAAAGAATTACCGGGTTCGCTGTCCTCCATTTATCAGTTGGTGCAAAGCTTTGTGGTCCTGAACAAATCATTAAACTTGGATAATTGGATCACGTCggtggcaaaaaacaaaacaaaaaatccaccaCCATCTCCAGCTTGCTAGGAAACTTGGCCCCTTCCTTCCAGATGAGAAACTGGTCAATGATCCACCCATTTGTCACCTCCAGCCAGGATTATCAAACTCACTGCCTCTGAGACTGAATACAATGCAGAGAATCCAACCTGTGTGGAATGAACATACCCACCGCCCACCCCCAACTACTTCACCAGGGCAGACTTCCATAGGCACATTACCTCTGTGCACCACTCCCTCCAGTGGCTTCCAGCCTGCTTCTATTGCCAGTTCCAGGCTATGGTCTAAAATGATCAACATTTTTAACAGATCACAACCTAAACTACATCAGTATCCTCATCTCTATCCATGATGCCACACCAAGATAGCTGGGATTGTAATttacaaaaccaaatacaaagTGAGAAGCAGTGATAAAGCATTCTTGGTTGAGAGAACTGGACTATGGAACGAGCTTCCATTGCAAATTCGATCAATTCACAGTCAATCTTGGGAGCACTGTGAGAACATCCTCTTCGATAAAGCTGTACCACTATTAGGCATTATGTTTAAAATACacagatacagtaactcctcacttaacgtcgtcccgattaacattgttttgttgtaaagtttggcagctgcctgctttgtccactgcttgcaggaagagcagcccgttggcgctagctggtgggggcttgaaacaagggtgggccggcagcccctcTATCAACTTCCCTaggttccctgtgcagcagctgcccagcaggctaccaattgccaagcagttcaggtgtccctccccccactgccgtgtgctgctcctgctctctgctgctcttgccctctgccttggagctgctcctgggagcctcctgtttgctgtgcggggggggaagaggcatgCTGATGTCAGGGTATCCCATTCCCCcgctcctgtaccccatctccacagagcagggggggaGACAcggggctcaggatggagggagcttgctggcagcagctgctgtctcaacttgctgatgtacttaaaaaggcagtgtacttagagtggggtcagcgtacttaaaagggcaatgtgcatctctcacaccacacacacagacagacacagagcgtgtctctgtctcacacacacatgcaccccctgGACACTTTGGAAAGTGAAGGGAGTGCTGTGCTCCAGTGGGATAGCGTGGGTTCATCATCATGTTCAGTTTCTGCAGGGAATGcttgcagccactgccatgcctctattgtgtctcctccctccattcgtgctgccttgtagagtgtgaggctacattaacaacgtgttagcccttgagggctcagccaagtgttagttcatcatttagcagcaaggcagtccctgggaaatatcccaccctctgacttcaccacctcaaccaagcttcacaatcatcgtTGTGTACTGTATTAAATCGTTTGTTTAAAACACacgcattatatatatatacacacacacacacacagaggggaacctaaccccccccccctttacattaatttttatggAGAAATTTGCTTAaaatcgttttgcttaaagtagcatttttcaggaacataactataacattaagcaaggagttactctATATATATCCCAAGCAGAGCTTCCTACAACCAGAGAAGGGAGAAGAGCACAAAATTCCATAAAGTCCAACAGGACATACTACatacatttaatttttcttcaaagCACTAAGATACCACAGCGGTGGCCATTATAGAAAACCCTAAGCTTGATAAGAATCAGTGACAGTTTACAGACCAACTCTCTCACAACCAACAAGTACTAGAAGCAAATGTTGTATATCATGAGATTCCCACACTGGTCTCTGatttaagagtagcagccgtgttagtctgtattcgcaaaaagaaaaggagtacttgtggcaccttagagacaaacaaatttatttgagcataagctagaGTACCAAGCAGTGAAGAATTAGGGGTTTGGTGAGGGCCAGTGAGAAATCCCAGCTTTCTCACTGGTTACAGTAAAGGCTCTCCATCTGTTCCAGTCTGTTAATCTATCCCTAAGAGAgagatcctttcatggatcatAACCCCTTCACCATGGTCCTCTAAAACTTTGGTTCTGCAGACCATAAAGACAGACTTCTTAACTCTAGTGATGGTCCACGGACTACAGACTGAGATCCATCCACCGTGCTGAGTTAACACTTCATAAAGTGGGAGGATTGCCACACTAATGTCAGTGTCTCACAGATACCAACATCTTCAGTgctgaggccctgattatccagcaaCAGCTGAAGTGGAGCGGGCACTGAGTGCACATGCCTGATGTACacttaccaaaacaactgctgtatgcccaactcaccaaagaagaaaggaaacgAGGAGGCCgaaagaaatgttttaaaaacaccctcaagataaacatcaagagatgtggcatcgACACTGCACACTGGGAGAGAGTAGCCCAGGATAGGGATGACTGGCAAAGACTTATCAGAGAAGAAacgtccacttttgaggaaaatcaccTTGCCTTGGTCACAGAAAAACaccagagaagaaaagaaagacaaCTGTCACACAACAATCTGACTTCCAACATCACCTGCAACATCTGCCAATGAGCCTGTGGTACAAGGATcagactcctcagtcaccaaaggacccttaaaaaataaaacctgtgaaagagatcgTCCTCGACCTCGAGCTCAGCTAACAGCTTATTCCCAACCCTACGCCACATTCACCTCTGGGGCCtatagatttcaatgggagttacagcACAAAACCTCTGCTGCAACATGACTGACTTGCACCAGTAATGAATTTGGCCATATAACTGTAGCTGAGAGTTTATTTGGGAACACGATTTCCTCATTTCACCAAACTTGTACAATAAAATCAGGTCAGCGCCAGTTTGACTTCACACTTCTCCTGCACTCGCTCCATTATGATACAAGATCACACAGGGGGAAGAACATGAAGATCAAAATCAGCTATCTACTAGAGAAGGAAGCAGTCTTTTGGAGCGGATGTATTCACTATTAGATTGACATCTGATCTCGTCTCTGGTCTCTCTACAAGAAAACAATTACTTTAAAAACATCTTTTCATGGTACATTTCTACACCTGTGAGATGCTGTGAAAGCCTGTTTTGTTTGAAACAAACCTTTAACATTATGCCTACGCTCCTTGACAGTGGATGGCCAGTTACAGTGCAGCTTTCCTTACAGTTTGCATCTGTAAGAGACAACTGGAAACTAGCCCCATTCTGCACTGCAGAGGGAAGTGGATCCCTTCAGGGCTATACTCAGTTCCTCTCAGTATGGCTGCAGTTGGCTGGAGCCTGTAAAAGGGCCATTTTATTTCTGAACACAACAGAGGATCTATCCAGAGGATGCTGATCTTGTGCTGAGATCAGAGGACATTTGAAAGTCAGATAAAGAGCCCCCAAAACACAGAGTAGGACCCCGAAGTTTGCTACATCACAGAACCAGCTTTATTCAGGCTTGAGGTGATGCAGTGGGCTGCGATCACTTGGCAGGACACAGAGTCTGCATCTGCGATGGGCCATATCCTTAAAgtacaaaaatagaaaaaggagGAGCTTCTGTGAGGCCTTCCACCTGGAATCTGAAATGACAGAGACAGGAAGTTGGAGTGACagctttccccccaaaacaaactCCTGCTGCTCCCATAACTGCTTCCCACGGCATTTGGTGGGAGTGAGACTAGGACTCAGTGAACTCCAAACCCATTGTCTGACCCAGAAACACATGGGTGAGTGGGATGCTTTACTGAAGCAGTGCCAGAGGGAGTGTGTGTAAAAGCAGGCAATGAGACACAGAAATTCAATTCCTTAGCCCCACTCATTCCagattcatttatttattcaccaTTTGTCAGAAGACTCTGGGAATGCCAGTTTATAGCATTAAGATGAATATGGATTCCTTCATAGAATAATTGGTATGGGATGTCATGTGTGTGCCGCTGAGCTGCCTTCATTCAAAACCGCCTTGTACACAGTCCATACTGGGGAAATGATAAGCAGCTCCACATCTGCAGAGAAGTGTTAAATAAGGAGCGGAGCTCTGCCTCATAATAGTTTCAGCCCCTGTTACAGTGCTGGAGAATTAACCAGCAACAGCTATTCCACATATAGGGGGAAAATGGTGGCATAGCAGCATCTATGTCCACTGCCCTGTACCCCAACAGTGATCCCTCCAAGGGAGGTTTCTGTACAGAGCATTTACCGGCTCAGGGTGTGACACTGTCTCCAGGAGATGAGATATCTACAAATGCTTAACTAGCATCTATCAGCCTCTGGCAGCTGTAAGCTGGGCCTGTCACTGAGGACAGCTGCCTACCTCTACGTTCTGGTTCTACAGGTCTTACCTAGAGTAGGTCCCTGGCTTAGTGTCACACATAGATACCGACCCACAACAGCAAGAAGAGAACTCCAAAGCCCATGAAAAGTGAAGCCACCAGGGAGATAAGCAGTTCCTTGTAGATGTCCCGTGTGTACTTAGTGGAAGTCACTTCATAGCTGAAAAGGCTAGTTAAAGCAATAACCAAAGAGACAGATCAGAGGGCTTACAGTACCACACTCTAACTTTGGCCTGAAAATGAACCAAAAGGGTCTGGCAGGGAGGTAGCcttatacagtaaaagctgttttatccggcACTTCACCAACCAGAAAcctctataaactggcatttctgatcttaATTGAAAGTCCAtttggtgtggggctggcaggggttgGGGCGCGGGCATGGGTGTGGAGCgcaggctctgtgagggagtttgggtacaggagggggcttggggcaccGGATCCAGGGGCCactcacctcaggtggctccccgcaagcagcgacctgtcctggctgctcctaggtggaggcatggcaggcggctctgcacattgcctctgcccgcaggcattctccccacagctcccattggctgctatTCCCAGCAATGGGAGGTGTGGACACagcgctcggggcaggggcagcacgcagggTCATCTGCGATGTCTCCGCCTAGGAGCAACCAGGACAGGTCGCTGTTTGTGGAGAGTCGCCTGAGGCAAGCACTCCCTGGATctggcaccccacaccccctcccatgctccaagtcccctcccgcacccaaactccctctcagagcccacgCCCTGCACGCCTTCCCATGCCCCAGTcccacacccactcctgcacccaaagtccctccctcttagttaactggcatttttcacttactggcACCCCCCAACCCCTGAACATGCCGgctaaaacagcttttactgtaccaGGGTAATATTTACTATGCAATCTAAGATTCCTGAAGAGACTGCTTCCATGGCTTGAAgggctcctgccaggcagccTTTCCCACTTCATCCTCAACACCAAGTGCTGTCAAAGAACATTATCAAAAAGCAGGTTACTGTAGGTTCACACCAAGCCTGACTCTAACACATCCCCAAGCTGTGGCTCCTTCTTGCTCTTAGCCCTCTTGCCTGCCCTCCTGGCTTCTCTACCAACAGCAAATCCTCTCCCCTTCAGTCCCAGTTTAGGTATACCCACTGCTCAACTTTTCAAGCAATCCAGTTCAACCACAGTGTATCctggagtgggcaaactttttggcctaagggccacatctgggtatggaaattgtatggtgggtcatgaatgctcatgaaattgggggtggggggggagaagagggctccagctggctctggggtggggccagaaatgaggagttcaggatgcgggagggggctccgtgttggggtgcaggggggagactccggggtggggctggggatgaggagttggggtacaggagggtgctccaggctgggaccgaggggttaggagggcaggagggggatcagggctgcgACAGGGGCGAAAGGcatcagggatgcaggctctgggcggcacttacctgaagcagctcccagaagcagtggcatgtcctccctccggctcctatgcagaagcgcggccaggcggctctgtgtgcACTACCCTGtccacaggtgccgcccctgcagctcccattggccgcagttcccagccaatgagagcggtgtttgggggcaggggcaacatgcaaagccccctggctgcccttacCCGTAGGAGCCAGCGGGGGAACATGCCACTacttctgggagccgcacggAGCAAGCCCCCTACCCTGCAACCTGACTAGAG of the Eretmochelys imbricata isolate rEreImb1 chromosome 6, rEreImb1.hap1, whole genome shotgun sequence genome contains:
- the TMEM258 gene encoding dolichyl-diphosphooligosaccharide--protein glycosyltransferase subunit TMEM258 isoform X2; its protein translation is MELEAMSRYTSPVNPAVFPHLTVVLLAIGMFFTAWFFVYEVTSTKYTRDIYKELLISLVASLFMGFGVLFLLLWVGIYV